The Pedobacter roseus genome contains a region encoding:
- a CDS encoding TolC family protein translates to MLRVKMVKLMLILLIGSVLPQLVVAQQQVTLKDALTYALQNNTKVRNAKLDIEGGRYKVEEVRAQALPQLTGNVGLTYNPIIGQLVANFGGQTQAIKLGQNWNSTAGVQLSQQLFNQQVFTGLQAARSSEEYYNLTSQLTEEQIIELVANNYYQVLVNRQQLNVIDTNIKNVKIVEKIVSNQFKNGLARKIDVDRINVNLTNLTTQREQTINAITQLENQLKFSMGMPVSTPINLPATELTEVTTLPVFTDSIDLANRTEVKLLNNQDKLLSLQRKAYVAEYYPSLALTGNYTYSSQSDSFDFLKSNAAAIGYGASAVGLTLKVPIFNGFLTRSKIRQADVNIKKAQESRKESVNSLNLAYENAKIQLRNNLNTIKSQRKNADLAQEIYKSTQNNYNNGLASLTDLLDTENALTSAQNSYTQALLNYKIAEIQLIKSNGNIKSLVQ, encoded by the coding sequence ATGCTTAGAGTAAAAATGGTAAAGTTAATGCTCATACTGCTTATCGGCTCGGTTTTACCACAGCTGGTAGTTGCACAGCAGCAGGTTACCTTAAAAGATGCGCTAACCTATGCGCTCCAAAACAATACTAAAGTCCGGAATGCGAAACTGGACATTGAAGGCGGAAGATATAAGGTAGAGGAAGTAAGGGCGCAGGCCTTACCTCAGCTTACAGGAAACGTGGGCTTAACTTACAACCCGATTATCGGTCAATTGGTTGCCAATTTCGGTGGACAAACACAGGCGATTAAATTAGGCCAGAACTGGAATTCAACTGCAGGTGTTCAACTTTCGCAACAGTTGTTTAATCAACAGGTTTTTACTGGTTTACAGGCTGCAAGATCGAGCGAGGAATATTATAACCTTACTTCGCAATTAACGGAAGAGCAGATTATTGAACTGGTTGCCAACAATTACTATCAGGTTTTGGTAAACAGACAACAGCTCAACGTAATCGACACTAACATTAAAAATGTGAAGATTGTAGAGAAAATTGTTTCGAACCAGTTTAAAAATGGTTTGGCAAGAAAAATCGACGTTGACCGTATCAATGTTAATTTAACTAACCTCACTACACAACGAGAGCAAACCATCAATGCGATTACACAATTAGAAAACCAATTGAAGTTTTCGATGGGGATGCCGGTTTCTACACCAATTAACCTGCCTGCTACCGAATTAACAGAGGTAACTACTTTGCCTGTATTTACAGATTCTATCGACCTGGCCAACAGAACAGAGGTTAAGCTTTTGAACAATCAGGATAAACTTTTATCGCTGCAAAGAAAAGCTTACGTTGCTGAATACTATCCATCACTGGCTTTAACGGGTAATTATACGTATTCAAGCCAAAGTGATAGCTTCGATTTCTTAAAATCAAATGCTGCTGCAATTGGGTATGGCGCATCAGCAGTTGGCCTAACTTTAAAAGTGCCAATTTTTAATGGATTTTTAACACGTTCAAAAATCCGTCAGGCAGATGTAAACATCAAAAAAGCGCAGGAAAGCAGGAAAGAATCTGTAAACTCTTTAAACCTGGCTTACGAGAATGCTAAAATACAGTTACGCAATAACCTTAACACCATTAAATCGCAACGTAAAAATGCTGATTTAGCTCAGGAAATTTACAAAAGCACACAGAACAACTATAACAATGGCTTAGCTTCTTTAACCGATCTTCTGGATACAGAAAATGCACTTACATCGGCACAGAACAGCTATACGCAGGCTTTATTGAATTACAAAATAGCCGAAATACAATTAATAAAATCAAACGGAAATATTAAATCGCTAGTACAATAG
- a CDS encoding sterol desaturase family protein, with translation MSLFFNVLTVLFTIVVMECLSWFIHKYLFHGPLWFLHKSHHQKAKSFFEWNDLFALLFAALSLYLMYIDRNGLGYRFFIGLGISLYGMVYFVVHDWFVHRRFKTFKSNNTYLQAVRKAHKIHHKNRGKEKGKAFGLLFVKKNLIKND, from the coding sequence TTGTCATTATTCTTTAACGTTTTAACTGTATTATTTACCATCGTTGTGATGGAGTGTTTGTCGTGGTTTATACACAAGTATTTATTCCATGGTCCGCTATGGTTTCTGCATAAAAGCCATCACCAAAAAGCAAAATCATTTTTCGAGTGGAATGATCTGTTTGCACTGCTCTTTGCTGCGCTCTCTTTGTATTTAATGTACATCGATCGCAATGGTTTGGGTTACCGGTTTTTTATTGGTTTGGGCATTTCCCTATATGGTATGGTTTATTTTGTGGTGCACGATTGGTTTGTACACCGCAGGTTTAAAACCTTTAAAAGCAATAATACTTATTTGCAGGCGGTGCGGAAAGCGCATAAAATTCACCATAAAAACAGGGGGAAGGAAAAAGGGAAGGCTTTTGGGTTACTATTTGTAAAGAAAAACTTAATAAAAAATGATTAA
- a CDS encoding TetR/AcrR family transcriptional regulator: MIVADKKREQIIDGAIKRFIHFGIGKTTMNDIAEDLSVSKPSLYYYFPDKKHLIIGVIERVFHDFFELIKKKYNPDQPLEEILFNTIDVRNTFFQKYYMLRITEGIPDLLNDDVIKGKLHALKSSEKEFFAEIFSRAKEKKEIEHEDTFHVAELYLESLMGLCTMCIMETGKDLFPDKKAFNKMTLKQKNLTTIFVRGLRCAE; this comes from the coding sequence ATGATTGTAGCCGATAAAAAGAGAGAGCAGATTATTGATGGTGCGATAAAACGCTTTATCCATTTTGGTATTGGTAAAACCACGATGAACGATATTGCAGAAGATCTATCCGTTTCCAAACCATCGCTTTATTATTATTTCCCGGATAAAAAACATTTGATTATAGGTGTAATTGAAAGGGTATTTCACGATTTCTTTGAATTGATCAAAAAGAAATACAATCCTGATCAGCCTTTAGAAGAGATCCTTTTTAACACAATAGACGTTAGAAATACCTTTTTCCAAAAATATTACATGTTAAGGATCACCGAAGGTATTCCTGATTTATTAAACGATGATGTGATAAAAGGTAAACTTCATGCACTTAAAAGCTCTGAAAAAGAATTCTTTGCAGAAATTTTTAGTCGTGCAAAAGAAAAAAAAGAAATAGAACATGAGGATACTTTCCATGTAGCCGAACTTTATTTAGAAAGCTTGATGGGTCTTTGTACCATGTGCATTATGGAAACTGGCAAGGACCTTTTCCCGGATAAAAAAGCATTTAACAAAATGACACTGAAGCAAAAAAACCTCACAACCATATTTGTGAGGGGTTTAAGGTGCGCAGAATAA
- a CDS encoding efflux RND transporter periplasmic adaptor subunit: protein MKRVITIIIVVVVALGAIAYVLSNNKKKNEEKTAFIAKGGGAVAVRVAEVERKAVNLDFAANGNFVPKQELNFLSENAGRVTAINVDEGDRVSKGQVLARVDAEIINTDRETAEATYQNAVRDEARYQSSFQTGGVTQQQLDQAKLATKNAKLRLQASQRKLSDANIKSPINGIVNKRYIEVGAFVTAQGTQLFELVDVSKLKLKVNVNESQVANLKIGDQIEIKSSVFPTDNFSGKVTFIAAKADGTLNFPIEIEVDNSHKNTLKAGMYGTAIFKFPKQVPSIIIPRTSFVGSVSSNQVFVLDKANNTSKIRNVVAGRILGDNVEILDGLKEGETVITSGQINLTEGTPVSIVK from the coding sequence ATGAAAAGAGTAATTACCATAATTATCGTAGTTGTTGTTGCCCTTGGTGCAATAGCTTATGTTTTAAGCAACAATAAAAAGAAGAATGAAGAGAAAACTGCTTTCATTGCTAAAGGTGGTGGTGCTGTTGCCGTTCGTGTTGCTGAAGTAGAGAGAAAAGCTGTGAATTTAGATTTTGCGGCTAACGGAAACTTTGTTCCAAAGCAGGAACTAAATTTCTTATCAGAAAATGCAGGTCGTGTTACTGCCATCAATGTTGATGAAGGTGACCGCGTGAGCAAAGGTCAGGTTTTGGCACGTGTTGATGCAGAAATTATCAATACCGACAGAGAAACTGCTGAAGCTACTTACCAGAATGCGGTAAGAGACGAGGCCAGGTACCAAAGCTCATTCCAAACTGGCGGTGTTACGCAACAACAGTTAGATCAGGCTAAACTGGCTACCAAAAATGCAAAATTGCGTTTACAGGCTTCACAAAGAAAATTGAGTGATGCCAACATTAAATCGCCAATTAACGGTATTGTAAACAAAAGATACATTGAGGTTGGTGCATTTGTAACTGCTCAGGGTACCCAGTTATTTGAATTGGTTGACGTTTCTAAACTAAAACTGAAAGTTAACGTAAACGAATCGCAGGTTGCCAACCTTAAAATCGGAGATCAGATCGAAATTAAATCTTCGGTTTTTCCAACTGATAATTTCTCAGGAAAGGTAACTTTCATCGCTGCCAAAGCTGATGGAACTTTAAACTTCCCAATCGAAATTGAAGTAGACAACAGCCACAAAAACACCTTAAAAGCAGGTATGTACGGAACGGCCATATTCAAGTTTCCTAAACAGGTACCAAGCATCATTATTCCACGTACTTCTTTTGTGGGTAGTGTAAGTAGTAACCAGGTTTTTGTGTTGGATAAAGCTAACAATACTTCTAAAATCCGCAATGTTGTGGCCGGTCGTATTTTGGGCGATAATGTTGAAATTCTTGATGGATTAAAAGAAGGTGAAACAGTAATCACCAGTGGACAGATTAACTTAACTGAAGGTACTCCGGTGAGTATCGTAAAATAA